The following are from one region of the Jeongeupia sp. USM3 genome:
- a CDS encoding DUF2917 domain-containing protein — translation MKTLTLESGQLHRLVLTPGRALRCTAGSLWLTLDGEDVTLRQGEQWTAPVRGTALVEAISVQARLQLSARSGWLARLTRHRQPTFGAPLSLKWRL, via the coding sequence ATGAAGACCCTGACACTCGAATCCGGCCAGTTGCACAGGCTGGTGCTCACACCGGGGCGGGCGCTGCGCTGCACCGCCGGCAGCCTCTGGCTGACGCTGGACGGCGAGGACGTCACGCTCAGGCAGGGCGAGCAGTGGACCGCGCCGGTGCGCGGCACCGCACTGGTCGAAGCCATCTCGGTGCAGGCCAGGCTGCAGCTCTCGGCCCGCTCGGGCTGGCTCGCCCGGCTGACCCGGCATCGCCAGCCGACGTTCGGCGCCCCGCTGTCACTGAAGTGGCGGTTGTAA